A genomic window from Gloeocapsopsis sp. IPPAS B-1203 includes:
- a CDS encoding DUF4382 domain-containing protein, with amino-acid sequence MRTQLLSLAGLIFLAPGIIIGCSVDQTPGEPQAQEQSQPQAAAGTLQVRANGEERAREGLVSSDGWRITFNNLYANLADVTAYQSEPAFNPEQGGEIQAEEKVVVLDQVQTVDLAQSGDGQDSVLVAEASNVPPGQYNALSWRMVPATEGPAQGQTMVMSGTAEKEGQTINFVLNIDREFEYVCGEYVGDERKGIVQAGDTADLEATFHLDHLFGDGEKSADDPINQGALGFEPLAALAQNGNLQISTSELQSQSPQTYQQLQEILPSIGHVGEGHCREANTQTVG; translated from the coding sequence ATGAGGACACAGCTGTTGAGTTTAGCAGGGTTAATTTTTTTAGCCCCAGGAATAATAATTGGTTGCTCTGTGGATCAAACTCCAGGCGAACCTCAAGCACAAGAACAGTCACAACCGCAAGCAGCAGCAGGAACGCTTCAAGTTCGTGCTAATGGCGAAGAAAGAGCAAGAGAAGGCTTGGTGAGTAGCGATGGCTGGAGAATAACTTTTAATAATTTGTACGCCAACTTAGCAGATGTTACTGCTTATCAAAGTGAGCCTGCATTTAATCCAGAACAGGGAGGAGAAATTCAAGCCGAAGAAAAAGTCGTAGTGCTTGACCAAGTTCAAACTGTAGATTTAGCGCAGTCGGGTGACGGACAAGATTCCGTTTTAGTTGCTGAAGCATCAAATGTACCTCCTGGTCAATATAATGCACTTTCGTGGCGCATGGTTCCAGCAACCGAAGGTCCAGCACAAGGACAAACAATGGTCATGAGTGGTACAGCCGAGAAAGAAGGGCAGACAATTAACTTTGTCCTTAATATTGATCGAGAGTTTGAATATGTTTGTGGAGAGTACGTCGGTGACGAACGTAAAGGAATTGTCCAAGCAGGCGACACTGCAGATTTAGAAGCAACTTTTCACTTAGACCACTTGTTTGGTGATGGCGAAAAAAGTGCAGACGATCCGATTAATCAAGGGGCGCTGGGTTTTGAACCTCTAGCTGCTTTGGCACAAAATGGGAACTTACAAATAAGTACCAGTGAGTTGCAGTCACAATCCCCACAGACTTACCAGCAACTTCAAGAGATTCTGCCATCAATAGGACACGTTGGCGAAGGTCACTGTCGAGAAGCTAACACCCAAACCGTTGGTTAA
- a CDS encoding carboxypeptidase-like regulatory domain-containing protein: MNSQWKIIFPFVVISVFGASTRAIAHGVRMQARETQAIEVNAEYDNGDPMVNAQVTVYAPNDPATPWLEGTTDNNGNFVFTPDASQSGNWSVQVRQAGHGSIVNVPIEGNQAQAGGDSATPESSTSRVMNTGAANFTPLQIILMGAAGVWGFIGTALFFMRGNKTNSELRRSESQR, translated from the coding sequence ATGAATTCTCAGTGGAAAATAATCTTCCCATTTGTTGTTATTTCAGTTTTTGGCGCATCAACTAGAGCGATCGCCCATGGTGTCAGAATGCAAGCTAGAGAAACCCAAGCAATTGAGGTCAATGCTGAATACGATAATGGCGACCCAATGGTCAACGCTCAAGTTACAGTATATGCTCCTAATGACCCTGCTACTCCTTGGCTAGAAGGAACAACCGACAACAATGGCAACTTTGTCTTTACACCAGATGCCTCACAGTCGGGCAATTGGTCAGTACAAGTACGCCAGGCAGGTCACGGTAGTATTGTCAATGTTCCCATAGAAGGTAATCAAGCGCAAGCTGGAGGAGACAGTGCAACACCTGAAAGTAGCACTTCTCGTGTCATGAATACTGGAGCAGCTAACTTCACCCCACTGCAAATCATATTAATGGGAGCCGCAGGTGTCTGGGGATTCATTGGTACAGCATTATTCTTTATGCGGGGTAATAAAACCAATTCTGAACTGCGACGTTCTGAGTCGCAAAGATAA
- a CDS encoding MFS transporter produces MLRDPKLIVLLLAGSLTTMTGGVIAPVLPEMIQQLHFDPSVAAHLVSIHCLTIALSSPLLGILADKVGPLWVLVPSLLLYALFGTVGAVIQTILPLLVSRALLGVASGGIAAASLGLLGKMYEGQKRSQALAYATTTLTIAGILFPLLGGWLGNINWRFTFGLYSLGIPLAVVVVVMLRQQTQPTKVNQIASNKLGRVLGDRRVIGLLLTLGVASIVMYTVVIYAPLYFKATMNAGAALNGIILAARAIGAAIVSAFAAKRLLQSLGTARATAVGFALMAVTLATLPLLKQLYLILFMAGIFGAGFGIVLPSLYSALADVAPVNLRSSILALGTGAGFLGQFFSPILLSPVLDSSGLPSVFYTAASLSAAIAIPLIWFSNDGRITTR; encoded by the coding sequence ATGTTACGTGACCCCAAACTCATAGTGCTGTTGCTTGCTGGTTCATTGACAACAATGACAGGAGGAGTCATCGCACCTGTTCTGCCAGAAATGATCCAGCAGTTGCACTTTGACCCCAGTGTCGCAGCACACCTAGTAAGTATACATTGCTTAACGATCGCACTATCTAGCCCTTTGCTGGGTATTTTGGCAGACAAGGTTGGTCCATTGTGGGTGTTAGTTCCTTCACTATTACTATACGCGCTCTTTGGTACAGTAGGCGCAGTCATACAGACTATCTTACCGTTATTAGTGAGTCGAGCCTTACTTGGTGTTGCCAGCGGAGGAATTGCTGCCGCTAGTCTTGGTTTGCTTGGCAAGATGTATGAAGGACAAAAGCGATCGCAGGCGTTAGCTTACGCAACAACTACCTTAACAATTGCTGGAATTCTATTTCCGCTACTCGGAGGCTGGCTAGGTAATATTAACTGGCGCTTTACTTTTGGGCTATACAGTCTTGGAATTCCTTTAGCAGTCGTTGTCGTGGTCATGTTGCGTCAACAGACACAACCAACGAAAGTAAATCAAATAGCTAGCAACAAACTTGGTCGCGTTTTAGGCGATCGCCGCGTTATAGGGCTGCTGCTAACTCTCGGTGTGGCATCAATTGTTATGTATACCGTTGTGATTTATGCACCACTTTACTTCAAAGCAACTATGAATGCTGGTGCAGCACTTAATGGTATTATTCTGGCAGCACGAGCTATTGGAGCTGCAATTGTCTCTGCATTCGCCGCTAAACGCTTGTTACAATCTTTAGGTACAGCACGGGCTACCGCGGTAGGTTTTGCGCTGATGGCTGTAACATTAGCTACGCTGCCGCTACTAAAACAACTTTACTTGATTTTATTCATGGCAGGAATTTTTGGGGCAGGATTCGGGATTGTCTTACCTAGTCTTTACAGTGCTTTAGCAGATGTTGCACCCGTAAACCTGCGTTCGAGTATCTTAGCATTAGGAACAGGTGCAGGCTTTTTAGGACAATTCTTTTCTCCGATTCTTCTGAGTCCTGTGTTAGACAGCAGTGGATTACCATCTGTATTTTACACTGCCGCAAGTTTATCTGCCGCGATCGCAATCCCACTTATTTGGTTTAGTAATGATGGCAGAATTACCACAAGATGA
- a CDS encoding GH3 auxin-responsive promoter family protein: MSNFVQKALLYATQQRKNIFIKKTRNALSSQEQFLINLLHFHKNTELGQEYLFNNITTIEQFQQRIPIWEYSNYEPYIQRMAQGERNILTPDPVVYFNTTSGSTGKQKLIPVTQHFQSTLRRANLTSIGFLDTALRSRSLKFGKLLVTNTANITGRTTSGIAYGPGGTGVMRMNKMLYQQLFAHPYTLLEVSDSMSRHYLCLLFALRDASMRGIIANFPMLVLRTCQYLERYAEDLIQDLEFGEIASWLKLEPEIRNALEKQFFAAPSRAAQLNSILKTNGKLTPKLAWSNLSFIATARGGTSNFYFERFPDHLEDTPVFGAVYASAEGTFSIYSDLNTDGSILALESGFFEFVPQDQWEEAQPKTLLATEVKVGEFYRILMTNYSGLYRYDNGDVIEVVGFYNKTPLITFRYRRGGLLSSTTEKTTESHATQVMQALQQEFGVALEDFCITLTENDFPAHYLVNIELISDRPLSNPQAFLARFDQKLQEINVYYGAKRQDQVPPPRLRILVPGSFAIIRQRQLQKGIPDSQLKFPHISEDRNFLSGLVVEQEVRLPED, translated from the coding sequence ATGTCAAACTTTGTCCAAAAAGCCTTGTTATATGCTACTCAACAGCGAAAAAATATCTTTATTAAGAAAACTCGCAACGCTTTAAGTTCGCAAGAGCAATTCTTAATTAATCTTTTACATTTTCATAAAAATACTGAGTTAGGACAAGAGTATTTGTTCAACAACATTACTACTATCGAGCAGTTTCAACAGCGGATTCCGATTTGGGAATATAGTAACTACGAACCTTATATCCAGCGCATGGCACAAGGTGAAAGGAATATTTTAACACCTGATCCTGTCGTGTATTTTAATACGACAAGTGGTTCAACCGGAAAGCAAAAATTAATTCCGGTTACACAACACTTTCAAAGTACATTAAGACGAGCTAATTTAACAAGTATTGGGTTTCTTGATACAGCGCTGCGATCGCGTAGTTTAAAGTTTGGCAAATTATTAGTGACTAACACAGCAAACATTACTGGGCGCACTACAAGTGGAATTGCATATGGTCCTGGAGGTACAGGAGTGATGCGAATGAATAAAATGTTGTATCAACAGTTATTTGCGCATCCATATACACTACTTGAAGTTTCTGATAGCATGAGCCGACATTACCTCTGTTTGCTATTTGCGTTAAGAGATGCATCAATGCGAGGAATCATTGCTAACTTTCCCATGCTTGTTTTACGTACTTGTCAGTATTTAGAACGCTATGCTGAAGATTTAATTCAAGATTTAGAATTTGGAGAAATTGCCAGTTGGTTAAAATTAGAACCCGAAATCCGTAATGCTTTAGAAAAGCAGTTTTTTGCTGCACCAAGCCGTGCCGCTCAACTTAATTCAATATTAAAAACTAATGGTAAACTTACTCCAAAACTTGCTTGGTCTAACTTATCTTTTATTGCAACAGCACGCGGAGGAACATCAAATTTTTACTTTGAAAGATTTCCTGATCACTTAGAAGATACTCCTGTATTTGGTGCAGTCTATGCTTCAGCCGAAGGGACATTTAGTATTTATTCTGATCTCAATACAGATGGTAGTATTTTAGCGCTTGAAAGCGGTTTTTTTGAATTTGTTCCTCAAGATCAGTGGGAAGAAGCACAGCCTAAAACATTGCTGGCTACAGAAGTAAAAGTAGGTGAATTTTACCGCATACTAATGACAAACTATAGTGGTTTGTACCGCTATGACAATGGGGACGTTATAGAAGTTGTAGGTTTTTATAACAAAACTCCTTTAATTACTTTTCGATATCGTCGGGGAGGTTTACTGTCTTCTACTACCGAGAAAACCACTGAGTCTCATGCAACGCAAGTCATGCAAGCTTTACAACAAGAATTTGGTGTAGCCTTAGAGGACTTTTGTATTACTTTAACTGAAAATGACTTTCCAGCACATTATTTAGTCAATATTGAATTGATCAGCGATCGCCCACTGAGTAACCCACAAGCATTTTTAGCAAGATTTGACCAAAAGCTACAAGAAATTAATGTGTACTATGGTGCGAAGCGTCAAGATCAAGTACCACCACCGCGATTACGTATTTTAGTGCCTGGGAGTTTCGCGATTATTCGTCAACGTCAATTACAAAAAGGCATTCCCGATTCTCAATTGAAATTTCCCCACATCAGCGAAGACCGCAACTTTCTTTCAGGACTCGTCGTAGAACAGGAAGTTAGACTACCAGAGGATTAG
- a CDS encoding ATP-binding cassette domain-containing protein: MTDIMVQAKGLKKRFGNMVALRGIDLAVPAGSVLGVLGPNGAGKTTTINCLTTLLKPDAGWAAIAGYDVVKQPAAVRALIGVTGQFAAVDEELTARENLILFGRLLRLSARQAAHRTTELLEQFDLTEASKRRVKEFSGGMRRRLDLAASIVAEPLVLFLDEPTTGLDPRSRRQLWEMVRALQARGITILLTTQYLEEADELANRIVVIDRGTVIAEGTADDLKDRVGGTFCELELADPKDEMQVRQLLVDLGELQGRGSTLTLPAPDGVATLSEIVQRVSATGIVLADISLRRPSLDDVFFALTGHATGDEGS, from the coding sequence ATGACGGACATAATGGTACAAGCCAAAGGACTGAAAAAGCGCTTTGGCAACATGGTGGCGCTGCGTGGTATTGATTTAGCAGTTCCTGCTGGCTCAGTGTTGGGTGTGCTTGGTCCGAATGGTGCAGGTAAAACCACAACAATCAACTGTTTAACAACATTACTCAAACCAGATGCAGGATGGGCTGCGATCGCTGGGTATGATGTAGTGAAGCAACCGGCTGCAGTTCGCGCCTTGATTGGAGTCACAGGTCAATTTGCAGCTGTGGATGAAGAACTTACTGCAAGAGAAAATCTCATTTTATTTGGCAGACTTTTGCGGCTTTCAGCAAGACAAGCAGCGCATCGCACAACTGAACTGTTAGAGCAATTTGACTTAACTGAAGCCAGTAAGCGTCGCGTGAAAGAATTCTCTGGTGGGATGCGTAGACGCCTCGATCTCGCTGCGAGTATAGTAGCAGAACCGTTGGTTTTATTTCTGGACGAACCAACAACAGGACTCGATCCCCGCAGTCGCCGTCAGTTGTGGGAAATGGTACGCGCCTTGCAAGCACGCGGAATCACTATTTTGTTAACAACGCAGTATCTCGAAGAAGCGGATGAATTAGCTAACCGCATTGTTGTGATTGACAGAGGAACAGTCATTGCTGAAGGAACTGCTGACGACTTGAAAGATCGCGTTGGCGGAACGTTTTGTGAGTTGGAATTAGCAGATCCCAAAGATGAAATGCAAGTCAGACAATTACTTGTAGATCTTGGAGAGCTTCAAGGTAGAGGGTCAACTTTAACGCTTCCCGCACCCGATGGAGTAGCAACATTATCAGAAATTGTGCAACGAGTCAGTGCTACTGGAATTGTGTTAGCCGACATTTCACTGCGTCGTCCGAGTTTAGATGATGTCTTTTTTGCCTTAACAGGTCATGCAACAGGAGATGAAGGATCGTGA
- the cbiM gene encoding cobalt transporter CbiM: protein MHIPDGILPASIIVAGYATTGGVTWYSLRQIKRDKNPQENIPKASLLTAAFFVASWIHIPVPPVSVHLILNGLLGTILGYYALPAILIGLFFQAVMFQHGGLSTLGVNATMFGIPAIVAYHLFQLRHKVGKNNRVWTGVFAFLAGAGGLGVSVVIFFFLIVTNIPANIDAAVERNVIYGLVLAHIPLMFIEGAFTAAVALFLMRVKPELLKP from the coding sequence ATGCATATTCCTGACGGTATTCTTCCAGCTTCGATTATTGTTGCAGGCTACGCTACCACTGGCGGGGTAACTTGGTACTCATTGCGTCAAATCAAGCGCGATAAAAATCCTCAAGAAAATATTCCTAAAGCATCGTTGCTAACAGCTGCCTTTTTCGTAGCCTCTTGGATTCATATTCCAGTACCGCCAGTGAGTGTTCATTTGATTCTGAATGGACTGTTGGGAACTATTTTAGGATATTATGCCTTGCCTGCAATTCTCATCGGTTTATTTTTTCAAGCAGTGATGTTTCAGCATGGAGGTTTGTCAACACTGGGAGTCAACGCCACAATGTTTGGTATTCCAGCAATTGTGGCTTACCACTTGTTTCAATTGCGTCATAAAGTTGGTAAGAATAACCGCGTGTGGACAGGAGTATTTGCATTTCTAGCTGGTGCTGGTGGGCTGGGGGTGTCGGTAGTCATATTTTTCTTTTTGATAGTTACGAATATTCCCGCAAATATTGATGCAGCCGTGGAACGAAATGTCATTTACGGACTCGTGCTAGCACATATCCCGCTTATGTTCATTGAAGGTGCATTTACCGCAGCTGTAGCTTTGTTTCTGATGCGAGTTAAGCCGGAACTATTGAAACCATGA
- a CDS encoding cupin-like domain-containing protein: MVKALDSIASVDITEITPDIFIEKYQKTGTPVVITGLLTTIDWNLDYLCEKLGKQTFLFRNYGSSRYQQDKRNWKNIGSGVALQSMPFIEYAELLRDRTAHENDIYLGKCSLKDTILAQTPALKVIGNQLGLTKPATDFNLYMGPGGHISGLHYDSVDGTLMQMYGEKRVVLFPPSQTYNLYPFPVYNHIRYGLKLRSWFSRVSLAQPDFELFPRFKIALQHRYEVILKQGETLYIPMCWWHDVTALGDDMVCSVNRFWRVYPTSRVIRSWNRWRAVCGHIFALPHMCMSFAIALSGSDRKQKLSKILHRL, translated from the coding sequence ATGGTCAAAGCACTTGATTCCATAGCAAGCGTTGATATTACTGAGATAACACCAGATATCTTTATCGAAAAGTATCAGAAAACAGGCACGCCAGTTGTTATCACTGGTTTATTAACCACGATTGATTGGAATTTAGACTATCTATGCGAAAAATTAGGCAAGCAAACATTTTTGTTTAGGAATTACGGCAGTTCCAGGTATCAGCAAGATAAGCGGAATTGGAAAAATATTGGTAGTGGAGTGGCTTTGCAAAGTATGCCGTTTATCGAGTATGCCGAATTGTTACGCGATCGCACTGCGCATGAAAACGACATTTACTTAGGTAAATGTTCTTTAAAAGATACTATTCTGGCACAGACACCTGCATTAAAAGTTATTGGCAATCAACTCGGTTTAACCAAGCCCGCGACTGATTTTAATTTATATATGGGACCTGGGGGACACATATCAGGTTTACACTATGACTCTGTAGACGGTACACTGATGCAGATGTATGGTGAGAAAAGAGTCGTGTTGTTTCCTCCTTCTCAGACATATAATCTCTATCCTTTTCCTGTTTATAATCATATACGCTACGGTTTAAAGTTACGTTCTTGGTTCAGTCGCGTCTCACTCGCACAACCAGATTTTGAATTATTTCCCCGCTTTAAAATTGCACTTCAGCATAGATATGAAGTTATCCTTAAGCAAGGTGAAACGCTATATATTCCTATGTGCTGGTGGCATGATGTCACGGCATTAGGCGATGATATGGTGTGTTCGGTCAATCGATTTTGGCGTGTCTATCCTACATCACGAGTAATACGATCGTGGAATCGATGGCGTGCAGTTTGCGGGCACATTTTTGCATTACCACATATGTGTATGAGTTTTGCGATCGCACTTTCCGGCAGTGATAGAAAACAAAAACTTAGTAAGATTCTCCATAGATTGTAA
- a CDS encoding ABC transporter permease: MTKSSTASNLVAKRREGGITRTLNDIALITQRNLLLDIRNPAVIVGATGFPVFLMLIFTASFARVVVPQGSYADYAQFLVPLSIVQGLLFSTTSIGTALYNDLDSGMDTRLRTLPIARSALLAGRILGGAGRLLAQVIIITLVGYFIGFRFQTGILSIITFLLLPVIFASAFSWIAVFFAVKAKAAESVQVSMTPWLLPLTFLSIGLVPLEGFPEWLQGFVAINPVSAAAQALRGLAIGGSTIRFVLETLLWSVAITVIFSTLAIRAYQRRNV, translated from the coding sequence ATGACAAAATCTTCTACTGCATCTAACCTAGTCGCAAAACGCCGCGAGGGTGGAATCACCCGTACGCTTAATGACATTGCCCTAATTACGCAACGCAACTTGTTACTCGATATCAGAAACCCCGCAGTTATAGTGGGTGCAACAGGGTTTCCAGTCTTTTTAATGCTCATTTTCACAGCTAGCTTTGCCAGAGTTGTCGTCCCACAGGGAAGTTATGCTGACTATGCCCAGTTTCTTGTTCCCTTGAGCATCGTTCAAGGATTACTATTTAGTACCACTAGTATTGGCACGGCGCTATATAACGATCTTGATAGTGGTATGGATACAAGACTACGAACACTCCCGATCGCCCGTTCTGCATTACTCGCTGGGAGAATTTTGGGTGGTGCAGGGCGCTTATTAGCCCAAGTTATCATCATTACTCTTGTTGGTTACTTCATTGGCTTTCGTTTTCAAACTGGTATCCTTTCTATCATCACGTTTTTACTCTTACCAGTCATCTTTGCCTCAGCATTTTCTTGGATTGCAGTCTTTTTTGCTGTGAAAGCCAAAGCTGCTGAATCGGTACAAGTTTCAATGACACCGTGGTTACTACCACTGACTTTTCTTAGTATTGGCTTAGTACCGCTAGAAGGCTTTCCTGAATGGTTGCAAGGTTTTGTTGCCATTAACCCCGTCTCAGCTGCTGCACAAGCGTTGCGAGGTTTAGCAATAGGTGGATCTACAATACGTTTTGTCCTTGAAACTTTACTATGGAGTGTTGCAATTACAGTCATATTTAGCACCTTGGCAATTCGCGCCTATCAACGCCGAAATGTATGA
- a CDS encoding ABC transporter permease translates to MNSADFRSKAQSLVKLRHESGINRAISDSLLIAWRNLIRLSRTPAVIVSVLLFPILFFSGFLLAFERLMSFQGIDYVQYLVPIITLQAMFFTAMGSAVTLAKDIKTGMLQRCRAMPISRAAVLGGLILAYLVRAIAATIILLTFAHLYGFRFQTFIAVLGYLALTLLFTTTAVAGYAVFALVLRQPDLVNSLLIVPYAPLLLLSTGFSPAENFPQWLQPIVQVQPVSYTAAALRALVNGTELLVPLFWSLVWLIGLLVAFGLIAVRLYQRVS, encoded by the coding sequence GTGAATAGTGCTGATTTCCGCTCTAAAGCACAATCATTGGTAAAACTGCGGCATGAATCGGGCATAAATCGGGCAATTAGTGATAGTTTACTCATTGCTTGGCGTAACCTAATTCGTCTCAGTCGTACCCCTGCGGTTATTGTTTCAGTATTACTTTTTCCTATTTTATTTTTCAGCGGTTTTTTGCTTGCGTTTGAGCGATTGATGAGTTTCCAAGGAATTGATTACGTCCAGTATCTTGTCCCGATTATTACGTTGCAAGCCATGTTTTTTACGGCTATGGGTTCAGCAGTGACTTTAGCTAAAGATATCAAAACAGGAATGCTTCAGCGCTGTCGGGCGATGCCAATTTCACGGGCTGCAGTACTTGGAGGGTTGATTCTGGCATATTTGGTGCGGGCGATCGCTGCCACGATCATTTTATTGACTTTTGCGCATTTATATGGCTTTCGCTTTCAAACTTTTATCGCTGTTCTTGGCTATTTAGCATTAACATTACTCTTTACAACAACTGCTGTAGCGGGTTATGCGGTTTTTGCTTTAGTTTTACGTCAACCAGATTTAGTAAACTCACTGCTAATTGTTCCTTATGCACCTTTACTACTATTGAGTACAGGTTTTAGTCCGGCAGAAAATTTTCCCCAGTGGCTGCAACCAATTGTCCAAGTACAACCTGTGAGCTACACTGCAGCTGCACTGCGTGCCTTAGTGAATGGCACTGAATTACTTGTTCCCTTATTTTGGTCACTTGTGTGGCTAATTGGGCTGCTTGTAGCCTTTGGTTTAATTGCAGTTCGACTTTACCAACGGGTGTCATGA
- the cbiQ gene encoding cobalt ECF transporter T component CbiQ has product MTHGLDAYAYLKSPIHRWEPRCKLIALLALIFAFAFVQQLILLPAMVLVTLSYYAISRLPGAFLLKRLRYPGFFLAAIAVLLPFNVGNIVIWQLGFLALRQEGLLALILIVTRFLCILTVGLILFGTAPFLTSIKAMRSLGLPSVLADMMLLSYRYIEQFGEDLARMQTAMRLRGFRANKFSRRNLTVLASLAGSLLVRSYEQSQQVYQAMILRGYGCVPSRRHQLFKIHASDLIGLLVTCVVALGFVVAEIILTNA; this is encoded by the coding sequence ATGACACATGGATTAGATGCTTATGCTTATCTGAAGTCTCCAATTCATCGTTGGGAACCCCGATGCAAGCTGATTGCGCTTTTGGCTTTGATCTTTGCCTTTGCTTTTGTACAGCAGTTAATTTTGCTACCGGCGATGGTGTTAGTAACTCTAAGTTATTATGCTATCTCGCGTCTACCAGGAGCTTTTTTATTAAAGCGGTTGCGTTACCCTGGTTTTTTTTTGGCAGCGATCGCCGTTTTACTACCCTTTAATGTTGGTAACATTGTCATCTGGCAACTAGGTTTTTTAGCACTGCGACAAGAAGGATTATTAGCGTTAATATTGATTGTTACTAGATTTTTATGTATTTTGACCGTTGGATTGATTTTATTTGGTACTGCCCCATTTTTGACAAGTATCAAAGCAATGCGATCGCTTGGACTACCATCAGTTTTAGCTGATATGATGCTGCTGTCGTATCGCTACATCGAACAATTTGGCGAAGATTTGGCAAGAATGCAGACAGCAATGCGCTTGCGGGGGTTCCGTGCTAACAAATTTAGTCGCCGTAACTTGACGGTTTTGGCATCTCTCGCTGGTAGCTTATTGGTGCGGAGTTACGAACAGTCTCAGCAAGTTTATCAAGCAATGATTTTGCGCGGGTATGGTTGCGTTCCTTCCCGCCGTCATCAACTGTTCAAAATTCATGCTAGCGATTTAATTGGACTACTGGTAACTTGTGTTGTTGCATTAGGGTTTGTCGTAGCAGAAATTATTTTAACAAACGCATGA